A stretch of the uncultured Desulfobacter sp. genome encodes the following:
- a CDS encoding TRAP transporter small permease subunit, which yields MPDSLLKKMFFKIIDTISETTGRLISCLVIILTLILSYEIVARYVFGAPTKWVFDTSYMLGGTFFLMGEAFTLKHKQHVRIDILYGRFSKRTRAAIDVFFYLVLFFPLWIGILYALIPYVAFSWEMSEKSMQGYWQPVIYPFKTVMPIGVGLFLLQGLAEFCRSLLILIKGENAPGQVKEA from the coding sequence ATGCCGGATTCTTTGTTAAAAAAGATGTTTTTTAAAATCATAGATACCATCAGTGAAACCACAGGTCGCTTGATCTCCTGTCTAGTCATCATACTGACTTTAATTTTGAGTTATGAGATCGTGGCCCGTTATGTATTCGGTGCCCCCACCAAATGGGTGTTTGACACAAGCTATATGCTTGGCGGCACCTTTTTTCTCATGGGGGAAGCCTTTACTCTGAAGCACAAACAGCATGTGCGCATTGACATCCTGTACGGCCGGTTTTCCAAAAGAACCCGGGCCGCCATTGATGTGTTTTTCTATCTGGTGCTGTTCTTCCCTTTGTGGATCGGTATTTTGTATGCATTGATTCCCTACGTGGCCTTTTCCTGGGAAATGAGTGAAAAATCCATGCAGGGATACTGGCAGCCGGTGATCTACCCGTTTAAAACGGTGATGCCCATCGGCGTGGGGCTGTTTTTGCTCCAGGGCCTGGCGGAATTTTGCCGCAGCCTTCTAATTCTCATCAAGGGCGAAAATGCCCCCGGCCAGGTAAAGGAGGCATAA
- a CDS encoding TRAP transporter large permease subunit, with protein MDAFMTPEILVLLMFGTLFVGIFLGFPTAFVLGGVAMLFGFVDMGPDIFGLFITRLFGLMKNYTLLAVPLFLFMGVFMEKSGVAQRLFQAMHLLWGGMRGGLGISTIAICALFAAATGVVGASEVTIGLMALPAMFSKSYDKSLACGSVCAGGTLGILIPPSIMIILYGPIARISVGKLFLGTLVPGILLAALYMIYIAVRCYFRPQDGPPMPKEERNVPVSKKLWLLATSVLPPAMLIFAVLGSIFFGIAAVTEAAAVGVVASILLAACYRQLTYATLKEACIQTLTITSMILMIAIGAAFFSSVFVALGGDDVISSLFLNLPFGKWGILITIMLLLVVVGMFIDWMGIVFIIVPLISPIGLELGFDPIWFAVMVMVNLQISFLTPPFAYSIFYLKGITPPDVKTTDIYKGVLPFVGLQILALLLCAAFPFLITWLPAHLIH; from the coding sequence ATGGATGCATTTATGACACCTGAAATTTTGGTGCTTCTGATGTTTGGCACCCTGTTTGTCGGCATTTTTCTCGGGTTCCCCACCGCCTTTGTCCTGGGGGGCGTGGCCATGCTCTTCGGCTTTGTGGATATGGGGCCCGATATTTTCGGGCTGTTCATCACCCGCCTTTTTGGTTTGATGAAAAACTATACGCTTTTGGCGGTTCCCCTGTTTTTATTCATGGGGGTCTTTATGGAAAAATCCGGGGTGGCCCAGCGGCTGTTCCAGGCCATGCACCTGTTGTGGGGCGGCATGCGCGGCGGCCTTGGTATCAGCACCATTGCCATCTGCGCGTTGTTTGCAGCCGCCACAGGCGTGGTCGGGGCATCCGAGGTCACCATTGGTTTGATGGCCCTGCCGGCTATGTTCTCAAAATCCTATGACAAATCCCTTGCCTGCGGCAGTGTGTGTGCCGGTGGCACCTTGGGTATTTTGATTCCGCCCAGCATCATGATCATCCTTTACGGACCCATTGCACGGATTTCGGTGGGCAAGCTTTTCCTGGGCACCCTAGTGCCTGGCATCCTGCTGGCTGCACTGTATATGATTTACATTGCCGTCCGATGCTATTTCAGACCCCAGGACGGACCGCCCATGCCCAAGGAAGAGCGCAACGTGCCGGTGTCAAAGAAGCTATGGTTGCTGGCTACATCGGTGCTGCCTCCGGCCATGCTCATCTTTGCCGTTCTTGGATCAATATTTTTCGGCATTGCTGCGGTTACTGAAGCAGCTGCGGTGGGTGTTGTGGCAAGTATCCTCCTGGCGGCTTGTTACAGACAGCTGACCTATGCGACCTTAAAAGAAGCGTGTATCCAAACATTGACCATCACTTCAATGATCCTGATGATCGCCATTGGGGCGGCATTTTTCTCTTCTGTTTTTGTGGCGTTAGGCGGAGATGATGTAATTTCAAGTCTGTTTTTAAACCTGCCCTTCGGCAAATGGGGTATTTTGATCACCATCATGCTGTTACTGGTTGTCGTGGGCATGTTTATCGACTGGATGGGGATTGTCTTCATCATTGTGCCGCTGATCTCTCCCATCGGCCTTGAACTGGGGTTTGACCCCATCTGGTTTGCCGTCATGGTTATGGTGAATCTGCAGATCTCCTTTCTGACGCCGCCCTTTGCCTATTCCATTTTTTATTTGAAAGGGATCACGCCGCCGGATGTTAAAACAACAGATATTTACAAAGGTGTGCTGCCCTTTGTGGGGCTTCAGATTCTGGCCCTGCTTTTATGCGCGGCATTTCCCTTTTTGATCACATGGCTGCCTGCCCACCTGATTCATTAG